In the genome of Raphanus sativus cultivar WK10039 chromosome 4, ASM80110v3, whole genome shotgun sequence, one region contains:
- the LOC108850108 gene encoding LOW QUALITY PROTEIN: protein POLLENLESS 3 (The sequence of the model RefSeq protein was modified relative to this genomic sequence to represent the inferred CDS: inserted 1 base in 1 codon), whose protein sequence is MCPFEDRRAPPPPGVYWTPPPPERRTTDHAAAMPMSERRRPPSSENRDPFHVVHKVPSGDSPYVRAKHAQLVSKDPNRAVSLFWAAINAGDRVDSALKDMAVVMKQLDRSDEGIEAIKSFRYLCPLEAQDSIDNLLLELYKKSGRIQEEAVLLEHKLKVLEQGXGFGGRIVRAKRVQGKHVTMTIEQETARVLGNLGWAHLQLHNYGIAEHHYRRALCLEPDKNKQCNLAICLMRMGRIPEAKSLIDDVRDHSAESESGDEPFSKSYDRAVEMLAEVESTDPEGGLPDEFYAGCSFANGTMKENKAPRNANRKYSHVPSSPASVRQNSAGLFTQPRGYKMDQTNGVSEEETGGAARKLLFDKPVRSERVKNLKSGEGGEEPMKGKKLDQNMIHDLHEYINDTSDCLKSGTKKSWADMAEEEDEERLQ, encoded by the exons ATGTGTCCCTTCGAAGATCGTCGTGCTCCACCTCCACCTGGGGTATACTGGACTCCGCCGCCGCCGGAGAGAAGAACAACAGATCATGCGGCGGCGATGCCGATGTCGGAGAGGAGAAGACCACCTTCTTCGGAGAACCGCGATCCCTTTCACGTCGTTCACAAGGTTCCTTCTGGTGATTCCCCTTACGTCAGAGCCAAACATGCGCAG TTAGTATCTAAAGATCCGAACCGAGCAGTATCCTTGTTCTGGGCTGCAATAAACGCTGGTGATCGTGTGGATAGTGCGTTGAAGGACATGGCTGTTGTTATGAAACAGCTTGACCGGTCTGATGAAGGCATCGAAGCTATCAAGTCCTTTCGCTATCTCTGTCCTCTCGAGGCTCAAGACTCCATTGATAACTTGCTCCTCGAGCTCTACAAA AAGTCTGGGAGGATTCAAGAAGAAGCTGTGTTGCTTGAGCACAAGCTGAAAGTACTCGAGCAAG TGGGGTTTGGTGGTAGAATCGTGAGAGCGAAACGGGTTCAAGGGAAACATGTCACCATGACTATCGAGCAAGAGACGGCAAG GGTACTAGGAAACTTGGGATGGGCTCACTTACAGCTACATAACTATGGAATTGCAGAGCATCATTACAG GAGAGCTTTGTGTCTGGAACCTGACAAAAACAAACAGTGCAACCTCGCTATCTGCTTGATGCGTATGGGTCGAATCCCAGAAGCTAAATCCCTGATTGATGATGTGAGAGATCATTCTGCAGAGAGTGAGTCCGGAGATGAACCGTTCTCAAAGTCTTATGACAGAGCCGTTGAGATGTTAGCAGAAGTGGAATCTACAGATCCAGAAGGTGGTCTTCCAGATGAGTTCTACGCGGGATGTTCATTTGCAAATGGAACAATGAAGGAAAACAAAGCTCCTAGAAACGCAAACAGGAAGTACTCACATGTTCCTTCTTCTCCAGCGTCTGTTAGACAGAACTCTGCAGGCTTGTTTACACAACCACGAGGATACAAAATGGATCAGACGAATGGGGTGTCTGAGGAAGAGACAGGAGGGGCAGCTCGGAAGCTACTGTTTGACAAACCTGTTCGTTCTGAGCGTGTTAAGAATTTGAAGAgcggagaaggaggagaagaaccCATGAAGGGAAAGAAGCTGGACCAGAACATGATTCATGATCTCCATGAATACATCAACGATACTTCAGACTGTTTGAAGAGTGGAACTAAGAAAAGCTGGGCAGATATGGccgaagaggaagatgaagaaagaCTGCAGTGA
- the LOC108855447 gene encoding tubulin beta-9 chain, with amino-acid sequence MREILHIQGGQCGNQIGAKFWEVICGEHAIDPTGQYRGDSDLQLERIDVYYNEASGGKYVPRAVLMDLEPGTMDSLRSGPFGQIFRPDNFVFGQSGAGNNWAKGHYTEGAELIDSVMDVVRKEAENSDCLQGFQVCHSLGGGTGSGMGTLLISKIREEYPDRMMMTFSVFPSPKVSDTVVEPYNATLSVHQLVENADECMVLDNEALYDICFRTLKLSNPSFGDLNHLISATMSGVTCCLRFPGQLNSDLRKLAVNLIPFPRLHFFMVGFAPLTSRGSQQYSALSVPELTQQMWDAKNMMCAADPRHGRYLTASALFRGKMSTKEVDEQMMNVQNKNSSYFVEWIPNNVKSSVCDIAPTGLKMASTFIGNSTSIQEMFRRVSEQFTAMFRRKAFLHWYTGEGMDEMEFTEAESNMNDLVAEYQQYQDATVGEEEYEEDEEEEEEEA; translated from the exons ATGAGAGAGATCCTTCACATCCAAGGAGGCCAGTGCGGGAACCAGATCGGAGCTAAGTTCTGGGAAGTCATCTGCGGCGAGCACGCCATCGACCCCACGGGACAGTACCGCGGCGACTCGGATCTCCAGCTCGAGAGGATCGATGTCTACTACAACGAAGCCAGCGGGGGCAAGTACGTCCCGCGCGCCGTCCTCATGGATCTGGAGCCCGGAACGATGGACTCCCTCAGATCCGGGCCGTTCGGTCAGATTTTCCGGCCGGATAACTTCGTGTTCGGGCAGTCCGGCGCGGGGAATAACTGGGCGAAGGGGCATTATACGGAGGGGGCTGAGTTGATTGATTCGGTGATGGACGTTGTGAGGAAGGAGGCTGAGAACTCTGATTGTCTTCAAG GTTTTCAAGTGTGTCATTCTTTGGGAGGAGGAACTGGCTCTGGAATGGGAACTCTACTTATCTCCAAGATAAGGGAGGAGTATCCAGATCGTATGATGATGACCTTCTCTGTTTTCCCTTCTCCTAAGGTCTCCGACACCGTCGTTGAGCCGTACAACGCTACACTCTCCGTTCACCAGCTTGTTGAGAACGCTGACGAGTGTATGGTTTTGGATAACGAAGCTCTCTACGATATCTGTTTCCGCACATTGAAGCTCTCTAATCCTTCAT TTGGTGACCTTAACCACCTCATCTCAGCTACCATGAGCGGTGTCACGTGCTGCCTCCGTTTCCCTGGACAACTAAACTCCGACCTAAGAAAGCTCGCTGTCAATCTCATCCCTTTCCCGAGGCTCCACTTCTTCATGGTTGGTTTTGCACCATTGACATCAAGAGGGTCGCAGCAATACAGCGCCTTAAGCGTCCCTGAGCTAACCCAACAGATGTGGGATGCCAAAAACATGATGTGCGCAGCTGATCCTCGCCATGGACGTTACTTGACCGCTTCTGCTCTGTTCCGTGGGAAGATGAGCACTAAAGAGGTTGACGAACAGATGATGAACGTCCAGAACAAGAACTCATCGTACTTTGTTGAGTGGATTCCAAACAACGTGAAATCAAGCGTCTGCGATATAGCTCCAACGGGTTTGAAAATGGCGTCGACTTTCATAGGAAACTCGACTTCGATCCAGGAAATGTTTAGGCGTGTGAGTGAACAGTTCACTGCTATGTTCAGGAGAAAAGCTTTCCTTCATTGGTACACGGGAGAAGGAATGGACGAGATGGAGTTCACCGAAGCTGAGAGTAACATGAACGATCTTGTTGCTGAGTACCAGCAATATCAGGATGCTACAGTCGGCGAAGAAGAGTATGAGGAggacgaagaggaagaagaagaagaagcttaa